Proteins encoded within one genomic window of Hermetia illucens chromosome 2, iHerIll2.2.curated.20191125, whole genome shotgun sequence:
- the LOC119649233 gene encoding cuticle protein 16.5-like, translating into MKFVVLALALIGAASAGYVAPLGGLGYSAWGHGATVAPLAAAGWGHAAVTPIASAYHAPAVTAAPVVSAYHAAPVAAYSAPAVAAYGHGIAAGYAAPAWGYGGLWKKKAAA; encoded by the exons ATG AAATTCGTTGTCTTGGCTCTCGCTCTCATCGGCGCTGCTTCAGCCGGTTACGTCGCTCCTTTGGGAGGACTCGGTTATAGTGCATGGGGACATGGTGCCACTGTTGCTCCACTTGCTGCCGCTGGATGGGGACATGCCGCCGTTACCCCAATCGCTAGTGCCTACCATGCTCCAGCTGTAACTGCTGCCCCAGTTGTTAGCGCCTATCATGCTGCCCCAGTTGCTGCCTACAGTGCTCCAGCTGTAGCTGCTTATGGACACGGAATCGCTGCCGGATATGCCGCTCCAGCCTGGGGATATGGTGGTCTCTGGAAGAAGAAGGCTGCTGCTTAA
- the LOC119649259 gene encoding cuticle protein 21.3-like, with the protein MKFVVLALALIGAASAGYVSPVGGFGYGGAIAPAVTAAPIAAYGHGYAAPTVAAYGHGYAAPAVAAYGHGYAAPAVAAYGHGIGAPAIGGFGHAYAAPAWGYDGLWKKKKASA; encoded by the exons ATG AAATTCGTTGTCTTGGCTCTCGCTTTGATTGGTGCTGCTTCAGCCGGTTATGTTTCTCCAGTCGGAGGCTTCGGCTATGGTGGAGCTATTGCTCCAGCTGTCACCGCTGCTCCAATTGCCGCCTACGGACACGGATATGCCGCCCCAACTGTAGCTGCCTACGGACATGGTTATGCTGCTCCAGCGGTTGCTGCCTATGGACATGGATATGCTGCTCCAGCCGTTGCTGCCTATGGACATGGAATCGGTGCTCCAGCCATTGGTGGCTTTGGACATGCATACGCCGCTCCAGCCTGGGGATATGATGGTctctggaagaagaagaaggcttCTGCCTAA